A window from Bacteroidota bacterium encodes these proteins:
- a CDS encoding glycoside hydrolase — protein sequence MKRMKITGLTALLAILITQTLIAQVGKPFIHDPSTIVECEGKYYTFGTGGGGLISEDGWTWYGGGVRPGGGAAPDAMKIGNRYLVVYGATGGGGSHKGAIFTMWNKTLDPKSPDFKYSEPIVVATSDGYEENDAIDPGLMLDPVTGRLWLTYGTYFGFIRIVELDPKTGKRVQGNKPVDIAIVCEASVLVYREGWYYLLATHGSCCDGANSTYNVVVGRSKNILGPYIDNVGRTMLEGGGKMVAVTRGGLIGPGHFGHMILEKGVEKISIHYEADLEQGGRSVLGILPLLWKDGWPVAGEKFKEGTYEIESVRRGYALELAVDFTRMAGGPRGFGQPNNEPIKPVPAQELADVIKTWPTGNINARIGDYMFRPHQKWAITDAPDTTGYLGGPYYKIVIAGTERALAATANAEVITVPAFTGAPEQLWRIDQLTDGTYRIMPKVIPDAKKQLVLVSSGDSNPTLAMFDMNSDNSKWNFKAH from the coding sequence ATGAAAAGAATGAAAATAACCGGCCTGACTGCCTTGTTAGCAATATTGATAACACAAACATTAATAGCACAGGTAGGAAAACCATTTATACATGATCCATCAACCATCGTTGAATGTGAAGGAAAATATTACACGTTTGGCACAGGCGGTGGTGGATTAATATCCGAAGACGGTTGGACATGGTATGGCGGTGGAGTAAGGCCGGGAGGTGGAGCTGCACCTGATGCGATGAAGATTGGTAACCGCTATCTTGTTGTGTATGGAGCAACTGGTGGCGGAGGCTCACACAAAGGTGCCATCTTTACTATGTGGAATAAAACATTGGATCCAAAGTCTCCTGATTTTAAATATTCGGAGCCAATTGTAGTAGCTACATCTGACGGTTATGAAGAAAATGATGCCATCGATCCCGGTCTTATGTTAGATCCTGTTACTGGACGCCTTTGGTTGACATACGGTACCTATTTTGGATTCATCCGCATTGTGGAACTGGATCCGAAAACAGGCAAACGAGTACAAGGCAATAAACCGGTTGATATAGCCATTGTTTGTGAAGCTTCAGTATTAGTATATCGTGAAGGCTGGTATTATTTGCTTGCAACTCATGGTAGCTGTTGCGATGGTGCTAACTCTACTTACAATGTAGTAGTTGGACGTTCAAAAAATATTTTGGGCCCATACATCGATAACGTGGGAAGAACCATGTTGGAAGGCGGGGGTAAAATGGTTGCTGTTACACGTGGCGGATTGATAGGCCCCGGGCATTTTGGACACATGATCCTTGAGAAAGGAGTTGAAAAAATATCCATTCATTATGAAGCAGATTTAGAACAGGGAGGTCGTAGCGTATTGGGCATTCTTCCACTGCTTTGGAAAGATGGATGGCCTGTTGCCGGAGAGAAGTTTAAAGAAGGTACCTATGAAATTGAATCCGTAAGAAGAGGATATGCTTTGGAGCTGGCAGTGGATTTTACAAGAATGGCTGGTGGACCTCGTGGATTTGGCCAGCCCAACAATGAACCAATAAAACCCGTTCCAGCTCAAGAATTAGCAGATGTAATTAAAACCTGGCCAACAGGAAATATTAATGCAAGAATAGGTGATTACATGTTCCGTCCTCATCAGAAATGGGCGATTACAGATGCACCTGATACGACTGGTTATTTAGGCGGGCCGTACTATAAAATAGTAATAGCAGGAACAGAACGGGCATTAGCAGCTACTGCAAATGCTGAAGTGATAACAGTACCGGCATTTACCGGTGCACCGGAACAATTATGGCGGATAGATCAGCTGACTGATGGAACATACCGTATTATGCCCAAAGTAATTCCTGATGCAAAAAAGCAATTAGTGTTAGTGTCTTCAGGGGATAGCAATCCCACACTTGCAATGTTTGATATGAATAGTGACAATTCTAAATGGAACTTTAAGGCTCACTAA
- a CDS encoding acetylxylan esterase, translating into MNRKFKSLLPAMAFVVLSGLQLCSFTAFGQNPPTQPQRPNLPPIPISGDTTHTLTRYFIPAAGSKKTPDSKGFIQRWLVLEPVKKTIARNNIFTDNYLRTNFSADNFSANYTIVPKNGEQVKVGDQELKWYALDSKTYNFNLYHFTYAINKPPYGVLFWLVTVINCPEEIKNVRLAAGCNSGSMWWLNGEEALMLSGDRDMIVDNGTSSLVTLRKGKNIIRGAVINGPGMCNFCVRFVDEKGLPVKNFSISYE; encoded by the coding sequence ATGAACAGAAAATTTAAATCCCTTTTGCCTGCTATGGCTTTTGTCGTTTTATCGGGACTACAGCTTTGTAGTTTTACAGCCTTCGGACAGAATCCTCCGACACAACCACAAAGACCAAACCTGCCTCCAATACCGATCAGCGGCGATACGACACATACGCTGACTAGATATTTTATACCGGCGGCAGGCAGCAAAAAGACACCCGACAGCAAGGGGTTTATTCAACGTTGGTTGGTGCTGGAACCCGTAAAAAAAACTATTGCGAGAAATAACATATTCACCGACAACTATCTCAGGACAAATTTTTCCGCTGATAATTTTTCTGCCAATTACACTATAGTTCCCAAAAATGGCGAACAAGTAAAAGTAGGAGATCAGGAATTAAAATGGTATGCGCTGGACAGTAAGACCTACAACTTTAATTTATACCATTTTACTTATGCAATCAACAAACCGCCATACGGTGTACTCTTCTGGTTAGTCACCGTCATCAATTGCCCGGAAGAAATCAAAAATGTTAGACTAGCTGCAGGTTGTAATTCCGGAAGCATGTGGTGGCTGAATGGCGAAGAAGCATTGATGCTATCCGGTGACAGAGATATGATAGTGGATAATGGAACTTCTTCGCTTGTAACACTGAGAAAGGGAAAGAATATTATTCGTGGCGCAGTAATTAATGGACCAGGTATGTGTAATTTCTGTGTTCGTTTTGTAGATGAAAAAGGATTGCCAGTAAAAAACTTCAGTATTAGTTACGAATAA
- a CDS encoding DUF2279 domain-containing protein: MKPAPVQNLASVASHSCTAVTLFCFLMFPVCGLFSQDTTIQKQIVVDSITQMPAQSSPVPLNPPTALTPEQIKKRTRIVIGANVVGYGAVMIGLYNSWYKDYPQSSFHTINDWHEWKQMDKVGHMYSAYIESRASMELWRWTGIDRKKRIWIGGMSGAFYQTAIEVLDGFSEQWGWSWYDFSANILGSGILVAQELAWDDQRIKLKFSYHKKNYSDPQLQERTEELFGTSAPERFLKDYNGQTYWASANFKSFFPKSNLPPWLGVSVGYGAEGLFGAEENVDTDESGNVIFNRTDVPRRRQWYIAPDIDLSKIKTNSKTLKFFLTVLSAFKFPAPTLELNPGGKTKFYFLYF, encoded by the coding sequence ATGAAACCGGCACCTGTGCAAAATTTAGCTTCTGTTGCGTCGCACTCTTGTACTGCTGTAACCCTGTTCTGCTTTCTGATGTTTCCTGTATGCGGCTTATTTTCCCAGGATACAACAATACAAAAGCAAATAGTAGTTGATAGCATAACACAAATGCCTGCTCAATCATCACCGGTTCCACTAAACCCACCAACTGCCCTTACACCTGAACAAATAAAAAAACGTACCCGTATCGTTATTGGAGCCAATGTGGTCGGCTATGGCGCTGTTATGATAGGATTGTACAATTCCTGGTATAAAGACTACCCGCAATCATCGTTTCATACCATTAATGACTGGCACGAATGGAAACAAATGGACAAGGTCGGACATATGTATAGCGCATATATAGAAAGCCGTGCCAGTATGGAGCTTTGGCGGTGGACAGGTATTGACAGAAAAAAAAGGATCTGGATCGGTGGTATGAGCGGCGCATTTTATCAAACAGCGATTGAAGTACTCGATGGATTCAGCGAACAATGGGGATGGAGCTGGTATGATTTCAGCGCAAATATTTTAGGCAGTGGCATACTGGTGGCGCAGGAACTTGCATGGGATGATCAACGCATCAAACTCAAATTCTCTTATCACAAAAAAAATTACAGCGACCCACAGTTACAAGAAAGAACTGAAGAATTATTCGGCACCAGCGCACCAGAAAGGTTTTTGAAGGATTATAACGGGCAAACCTATTGGGCATCGGCCAATTTCAAATCATTTTTTCCCAAATCAAACCTGCCTCCGTGGTTAGGTGTTTCAGTTGGATATGGAGCAGAAGGATTATTTGGCGCAGAGGAAAATGTAGATACGGATGAAAGTGGCAATGTTATTTTTAACAGAACCGATGTACCAAGAAGAAGGCAATGGTATATTGCACCCGACATTGATCTGAGTAAAATAAAAACCAACAGCAAAACCCTTAAATTTTTTCTTACTGTTCTGAGTGCTTTTAAATTTCCTGCACCGACACTTGAGTTAAATCCTGGAGGCAAGACGAAATTTTATTTTCTGTACTTTTAA
- a CDS encoding SMP-30/gluconolactonase/LRE family protein gives MKKKMIFSLAMLCAVGLFSCKKSMLRSEDTNSNELVTGKVSAGSNVSGSTFFDPGGLISASQHGVLDTIQKGFGFTEGPAVDKDGNVFFTDQPNDKIYKWTASTGQITTFLTGTGRSNGMAIDKDGYLIACADMHGELWKIAPDASHTVLVNNYNGKLLNGPNDVWINPKNGGIYITDPIFPRDYWDASDPRKQNWEPTHSEQAATGKGGHVYYLAPGANTLVRVTTMAGWNADIWPNGITGTPDGKKLYVNNWTYNGTGQIKVFNINSDGTLSNMQTLVNNLNFCDGMSLDENGNIYVSGGPGLNAYDKDGNKVLTIPGGGGTNNVFAGTNNKILFMTSPDRVTSVKMNVKGVERF, from the coding sequence ATGAAAAAGAAAATGATTTTTTCCCTGGCAATGTTATGTGCCGTGGGGCTTTTTTCCTGTAAAAAAAGCATGCTTCGTTCCGAAGACACTAATTCTAATGAATTAGTAACTGGAAAAGTATCTGCTGGTTCGAATGTTTCAGGTAGTACTTTTTTTGATCCAGGTGGTCTAATTTCAGCAAGCCAGCACGGAGTGTTAGACACAATTCAAAAAGGATTTGGGTTTACAGAAGGACCTGCTGTCGATAAAGATGGAAATGTATTTTTTACTGATCAGCCCAATGATAAAATTTATAAGTGGACAGCATCAACCGGGCAAATCACAACATTCTTAACTGGTACTGGCCGCTCTAATGGAATGGCTATTGATAAAGATGGTTATCTTATTGCTTGCGCTGACATGCATGGAGAACTTTGGAAGATAGCTCCTGATGCTAGTCATACTGTATTGGTAAATAATTACAATGGCAAATTATTAAATGGCCCTAATGATGTATGGATCAATCCGAAAAATGGAGGCATCTATATTACTGATCCTATATTCCCGAGAGATTATTGGGATGCATCTGATCCCCGCAAACAAAATTGGGAGCCAACACACTCTGAACAAGCTGCAACCGGTAAAGGCGGCCATGTATATTATTTAGCGCCGGGTGCTAACACACTTGTCAGGGTTACTACAATGGCCGGATGGAATGCTGATATATGGCCAAACGGTATCACTGGAACTCCTGATGGTAAAAAACTGTATGTAAACAATTGGACCTATAATGGTACTGGGCAAATCAAGGTCTTTAATATCAATTCTGATGGCACACTCTCCAACATGCAGACGCTTGTTAATAATCTGAACTTCTGCGATGGTATGTCACTGGATGAAAATGGAAATATTTATGTTAGCGGTGGCCCTGGATTAAACGCTTATGATAAAGATGGAAATAAAGTATTAACAATTCCTGGTGGCGGCGGTACCAACAATGTTTTTGCAGGAACAAACAACAAAATATTATTTATGACAAGCCCTGATAGGGTCACTTCTGTAAAGATGAATGTTAAAGGTGTAGAACGATTTTAA
- a CDS encoding phospho-sugar mutase codes for MDATILAKVNNWLSGNFDTVTKDEITRLQKDNEKELEDAFYRNLEFGTGGLRGIMGVGTNRMNKYTVGMATQGYANYLKQCFGNDVSVAIAHDSRNNSRFFAETVANVFGANGIKVYLFEALRPTPELSFAIRHLKCKGGVVCTASHNPKEFNGYKAYWDDGSQLVPPHDKNVIKEVDKILSVDDVKWSGGEKNITIIGKELDDVYMKMVKSLSVYPDVIKKQHDLKIVYTSIHGTGIVLMPEVLKRFGFTNVTVVEEQKVPDGNFPTVVYPNPEESEAMSIGLKKAKELDADILLGTDPDSDRVGIGVKDNNGNWVLMNGNQTAVLAFNYMIEARKAKGIAQPNDMVVKTIVTTEMIDQIAKASGIACYNVLTGFKWIAELIREKEGKENYVVGGEESFGLMIGDKVRDKDAISAVALLCEMAAYEKEKGRSLFQKMIDLYVQYGFYKEHLISITKKGMDGQQQIAAMMEGYRSNPPLKINGVNVEQLLDYKMRKGKNLLTGEEWEIKLPKSNVLQFILTDGSKISARPSGTEPKIKFYFSVNGKLKNAADFEKVGKELDEKIKAIINDLKL; via the coding sequence ATGGATGCAACGATCCTTGCAAAAGTGAATAACTGGCTTAGCGGAAATTTTGATACTGTGACAAAGGATGAGATCACCCGCCTGCAGAAGGATAATGAAAAAGAATTGGAAGATGCATTTTATCGCAATCTTGAATTTGGTACGGGTGGTTTGCGAGGTATTATGGGAGTAGGAACCAACCGGATGAATAAATATACGGTGGGGATGGCTACCCAGGGCTATGCCAATTACCTGAAGCAATGTTTTGGTAATGATGTGAGTGTTGCAATTGCGCATGATAGCCGGAATAATAGCCGCTTCTTTGCCGAAACAGTTGCCAATGTGTTTGGCGCAAATGGGATCAAAGTTTATTTATTCGAAGCGTTACGTCCAACTCCGGAACTTTCATTCGCTATCCGTCATTTAAAATGCAAAGGTGGAGTAGTGTGCACAGCTTCGCATAATCCAAAAGAGTTTAATGGGTACAAGGCTTATTGGGATGATGGCTCACAGCTGGTGCCACCGCATGATAAAAATGTAATTAAAGAAGTAGATAAGATATTATCAGTTGATGATGTAAAGTGGAGTGGTGGTGAAAAGAATATTACCATCATCGGTAAAGAGCTGGATGATGTGTATATGAAAATGGTAAAAAGCCTGAGTGTGTACCCGGATGTTATCAAAAAGCAACATGATCTGAAAATAGTTTACACTTCTATTCATGGAACAGGTATTGTGCTGATGCCGGAAGTGCTGAAACGTTTTGGTTTTACTAATGTAACGGTGGTGGAAGAACAGAAAGTGCCGGATGGAAATTTTCCAACAGTAGTTTATCCCAATCCTGAAGAAAGTGAAGCAATGAGTATTGGGTTGAAAAAAGCAAAGGAACTGGATGCAGATATTTTATTAGGTACGGACCCTGATAGCGACCGTGTAGGCATCGGCGTAAAAGATAATAATGGCAATTGGGTGCTGATGAATGGCAACCAAACTGCTGTGCTTGCTTTTAATTACATGATCGAAGCAAGAAAAGCGAAAGGCATTGCTCAGCCCAATGATATGGTGGTAAAAACAATTGTAACAACGGAGATGATCGACCAGATAGCAAAAGCAAGTGGCATTGCCTGTTATAATGTGCTTACTGGTTTTAAATGGATCGCTGAATTAATAAGAGAAAAAGAAGGAAAAGAAAACTATGTTGTGGGGGGTGAAGAAAGTTTTGGTTTGATGATCGGTGATAAGGTAAGGGATAAGGATGCGATCAGCGCTGTGGCTTTGCTTTGTGAAATGGCAGCTTATGAAAAAGAAAAAGGTCGCAGCTTGTTTCAAAAAATGATTGACCTGTATGTGCAGTATGGTTTTTATAAAGAACATTTGATATCCATTACTAAAAAAGGAATGGATGGCCAGCAACAAATTGCTGCAATGATGGAAGGTTACCGCAGTAATCCGCCACTTAAAATAAATGGAGTAAATGTTGAGCAGTTATTGGATTATAAAATGCGCAAAGGAAAAAACCTGTTGACAGGAGAGGAGTGGGAAATAAAATTACCCAAATCAAATGTGTTGCAATTCATATTAACTGATGGAAGTAAGATAAGTGCAAGACCAAGTGGTACAGAACCAAAGATCAAATTCTATTTTAGTGTAAATGGAAAGTTGAAGAATGCTGCAGACTTTGAAAAAGTAGGAAAAGAGTTGGATGAGAAAATAAAGGCGATAATTAATGATTTGAAATTATAA
- a CDS encoding MBL fold metallo-hydrolase, with product MKIAFHGAARTVTGSKHLITLKNGKKILLDCGMFQGMGKETDMLNRDFGFEPAEVDVMILSHAHIDHSGLIPKLVKDGFKGNIFCTPATKDLTEVLLEDSAGIQEDEIKYQNKRRASEGLPYLKPLYTSEDAKQANSHFVAKEYGQWFDVIEDVQALFTDAGHIIGSACVHVKIKENGKDTAITFSGDVGRYRDVILKSPEDFPQADYIICESTYGNSLHDVNTTTPDLILRWIEKACVHKKGKLIMPAFSVGRTQEILFALNQLELENRLPELDYYVDSPLSVEATEIVKRYPDYFNKTIQTILKSDSDPFGFKGLKFIKTVEQSKLLNFQNGPFVIISASGMADAGRVKHHVSNNIESSHNTILLTGYCEPHSVGGQLMNGDKEIKIFGVDHQVNAEIGSIRSMSAHGDYEDLSQWLACQDKKRVKRTFLVHGEYEVQQEFKQRLIKKGFVDVEIPERHYEIGLT from the coding sequence ATGAAAATTGCATTTCACGGGGCGGCAAGAACCGTAACAGGCTCGAAACATCTTATCACTTTAAAGAACGGCAAAAAGATCTTGCTTGATTGTGGCATGTTCCAGGGTATGGGCAAAGAAACGGATATGCTCAATCGTGATTTTGGTTTTGAGCCGGCTGAAGTGGATGTAATGATATTGTCTCATGCACATATTGATCATAGCGGTCTTATACCCAAACTGGTCAAAGATGGGTTTAAAGGAAATATTTTCTGTACACCAGCTACCAAAGATCTAACCGAAGTTTTGTTAGAAGACTCTGCCGGAATTCAGGAAGATGAGATCAAATACCAGAATAAACGAAGAGCTTCTGAAGGATTGCCTTACCTGAAACCTTTATATACTTCGGAAGATGCAAAACAAGCCAACTCACATTTTGTCGCAAAGGAATATGGCCAGTGGTTTGATGTGATTGAAGATGTGCAGGCTTTATTTACCGATGCGGGCCATATTATCGGCAGTGCATGTGTGCATGTAAAAATTAAAGAGAATGGAAAAGATACCGCTATCACATTTAGCGGTGATGTGGGCCGCTATAGGGATGTGATCTTAAAATCCCCGGAAGATTTTCCACAGGCAGATTATATCATTTGTGAATCAACTTATGGTAACAGCCTGCATGATGTAAACACCACTACACCTGACCTGATACTGCGTTGGATCGAAAAAGCCTGTGTACACAAAAAAGGTAAATTGATCATGCCGGCATTTAGTGTGGGTCGTACGCAGGAAATATTGTTTGCACTCAATCAACTTGAGTTGGAAAATAGATTGCCGGAACTGGATTATTATGTGGATAGTCCATTAAGTGTAGAAGCAACTGAAATTGTCAAACGTTATCCTGATTATTTTAATAAAACAATTCAAACGATACTAAAAAGCGATAGTGACCCATTCGGCTTCAAAGGACTTAAGTTTATTAAAACAGTTGAGCAATCCAAATTGCTGAATTTTCAGAATGGCCCCTTTGTAATTATTTCTGCCAGCGGAATGGCTGATGCAGGCAGGGTAAAACATCATGTCAGTAATAATATTGAGAGCAGTCATAATACGATTTTATTGACTGGGTATTGCGAACCCCATTCAGTGGGTGGACAATTAATGAATGGCGATAAGGAAATAAAAATTTTTGGAGTAGATCACCAGGTTAATGCCGAGATCGGTTCCATTCGCAGCATGAGTGCCCATGGCGATTACGAAGATCTAAGCCAGTGGCTTGCCTGCCAGGATAAGAAAAGAGTAAAACGGACTTTCCTTGTACACGGTGAATATGAAGTGCAGCAAGAGTTCAAACAGCGATTAATTAAAAAAGGATTCGTTGATGTTGAGATCCCCGAAAGGCATTATGAGATCGGGCTTACCTGA
- a CDS encoding phosphoribosyltransferase has product MSDKKYILTKEVAEKKIRRLALEIIEHNPDEKELILAGIRGSGTVVASCIQKSIEELSSLKTKLITLTLDKKNPKEVELSEAIDFNNKTVVLIDDVANSGKTILYALKPFLSFHPKSIQALVLVERTHTSFPVTADYVGLSVASTSQEHIYVEVSETEVLGAFLQ; this is encoded by the coding sequence ATGAGTGATAAAAAATATATACTTACAAAAGAAGTGGCAGAAAAAAAGATCCGTCGGCTTGCATTAGAAATTATTGAGCATAATCCCGATGAAAAAGAACTGATACTTGCGGGCATTCGTGGCAGCGGTACCGTCGTAGCAAGTTGTATTCAGAAAAGTATTGAAGAACTTTCATCACTTAAAACAAAACTGATCACACTTACGCTGGATAAAAAGAATCCGAAGGAAGTTGAGTTGAGTGAAGCGATTGATTTCAATAATAAGACAGTGGTATTGATTGATGATGTAGCCAATAGTGGTAAAACCATACTCTATGCACTCAAGCCTTTTCTGTCTTTTCATCCAAAGTCCATCCAGGCATTGGTGCTTGTAGAGCGGACACATACTAGTTTTCCCGTTACGGCAGATTATGTCGGGTTATCAGTTGCCAGCACATCGCAGGAACATATTTATGTAGAAGTAAGCGAAACAGAAGTGCTGGGCGCCTTCCTGCAATAA
- a CDS encoding DUF4136 domain-containing protein — protein sequence MKKQIMSWSGVLGVVLLLSSCASTTHIEKDDTVNFSKYNTFAWAGKDEDASASELLEKNIHTAVHQELTKAGWREVKSRPDLLIDYDILVEKSVKELSNPVYSQPYSRLIYNPYTRRYASVYYPSQFLGYDREQKAVREGTVTITLIDSKTDKTVWQGWTTDEVNSRNLTSKEVQNLIKSIFKKADLAKN from the coding sequence ATGAAAAAACAAATCATGTCGTGGAGCGGAGTACTTGGTGTTGTCTTACTGCTGAGCAGTTGTGCCTCTACGACTCATATTGAAAAAGACGACACTGTAAATTTTTCTAAATACAACACATTTGCGTGGGCTGGTAAAGACGAAGATGCCAGTGCCAGTGAATTGCTGGAAAAAAACATTCATACTGCCGTTCACCAGGAGCTGACCAAAGCAGGATGGAGGGAAGTAAAAAGCAGGCCGGATCTTTTGATCGATTATGATATACTGGTTGAGAAATCGGTGAAAGAATTAAGTAACCCTGTTTATTCACAACCTTATAGCCGATTGATCTATAACCCTTATACCCGGAGGTATGCTTCTGTTTATTATCCTTCACAATTTTTAGGATATGACAGGGAACAAAAGGCGGTAAGAGAAGGCACTGTTACCATTACATTGATCGATTCAAAAACGGATAAAACCGTTTGGCAGGGATGGACAACAGATGAGGTAAACAGCAGAAACCTGACATCAAAAGAGGTTCAAAACCTTATAAAATCAATCTTTAAAAAAGCTGATTTGGCCAAAAACTAA
- a CDS encoding glycoside hydrolase family 43 protein, translated as MMKKFFLFFLFSVLLLGTKAQTFNNPILAGFYSDPSICRVSNDYYITTSTFAYFPGLPIFHSTDLVNWKQIGNAMDRQEQLDQTNAGVSRGLFAPTIRYNKGTFYILCTLIDKKGNFIITAKDPKGPWSNPIWLPEVRGIDPSIDFVDDRAYVVYNNDAPDNKPLYNGHRTIRMYEFDINTMKVVGQEKLLVNGGTDLSKKPIWIEAPHIFKKDAWYYLICAEGGTGYNHSEVVFRSKAVDGPYIPYEKNPILTQRHLDKQRQNPVTTTGHADFVETPDGKWFAVFLACRPYGDDIYNTGRETFLLPVEWKDGWPHILEGNEEVPYTLPVPLPALTKKVNNPFGGNVTFKDDFNNKKFEDRYLFLRNPEMDAYSLTAKSGFFQLSLRPQTASERKSPSFLGSRQHNLKGYAATSIDFTAASEKEKAGLMIFQSENNYYFLCKSIENGKPVVQLYKSPSRGNKNGELLASQPLTSAKSLYLKIESNAATYAFYFADKKNKWKLLKDGVDASFLSTKKAGGFVGSLFALYGTSDGEPTTSVATYDWFEYKGNDDGIKK; from the coding sequence ATGATGAAGAAATTTTTTCTATTTTTTTTATTCTCTGTTTTGCTATTGGGAACAAAAGCACAAACATTTAACAACCCAATACTGGCAGGATTCTATTCTGATCCAAGTATATGCAGGGTGAGTAATGATTACTATATCACCACTTCTACTTTTGCATATTTCCCAGGGCTACCTATTTTTCATAGCACCGATCTGGTTAACTGGAAACAGATCGGTAATGCTATGGATAGACAGGAACAACTAGATCAAACGAATGCAGGAGTGTCAAGAGGTTTATTTGCGCCTACCATCCGCTACAATAAAGGCACTTTCTATATACTATGCACCTTAATTGATAAGAAAGGTAATTTTATTATTACCGCCAAAGATCCTAAAGGACCATGGAGTAATCCTATCTGGTTGCCAGAAGTAAGAGGTATAGATCCTTCCATTGATTTCGTAGATGACAGAGCTTATGTAGTGTACAATAATGATGCACCTGATAACAAGCCATTATACAACGGTCACCGTACCATTCGTATGTATGAATTTGATATCAACACCATGAAAGTAGTAGGACAAGAAAAATTGCTGGTGAATGGCGGTACTGATTTGTCTAAAAAACCAATATGGATAGAGGCGCCACATATTTTTAAGAAAGATGCCTGGTATTATCTTATTTGTGCAGAAGGTGGTACAGGGTATAATCATTCAGAAGTTGTTTTCAGGAGCAAAGCTGTTGATGGCCCTTATATTCCTTATGAAAAGAATCCGATACTTACTCAACGTCACCTTGACAAACAACGACAAAATCCGGTTACCACAACTGGTCATGCCGACTTTGTAGAAACACCCGATGGTAAATGGTTTGCGGTATTCCTTGCTTGTCGTCCTTACGGAGATGATATATACAATACAGGAAGAGAAACATTTCTCTTACCCGTTGAATGGAAAGATGGATGGCCGCATATATTAGAAGGAAACGAGGAAGTACCTTACACATTGCCGGTACCATTACCTGCATTAACTAAAAAAGTAAATAATCCCTTTGGTGGTAACGTAACTTTTAAAGATGATTTCAACAACAAGAAATTTGAGGATCGCTATCTGTTCCTTAGAAATCCTGAAATGGATGCGTATAGCTTAACTGCAAAGAGTGGTTTTTTTCAATTGTCACTTCGTCCTCAAACTGCATCCGAAAGAAAAAGTCCTTCCTTCCTTGGATCACGACAGCATAATTTAAAAGGATATGCAGCAACGAGTATTGATTTTACGGCTGCCTCTGAAAAAGAAAAAGCTGGTTTAATGATCTTCCAGAGCGAAAACAATTACTATTTTTTATGTAAATCTATTGAGAATGGCAAACCTGTTGTTCAATTATATAAATCTCCATCAAGAGGAAATAAAAATGGAGAACTATTAGCATCCCAGCCACTCACTTCAGCAAAATCATTGTACTTGAAAATTGAATCGAATGCAGCAACTTATGCATTTTATTTTGCTGATAAGAAGAATAAGTGGAAACTATTGAAAGATGGAGTGGATGCTTCATTTCTTAGCACAAAAAAAGCAGGAGGATTTGTGGGAAGTTTGTTTGCTCTCTATGGTACATCTGATGGCGAGCCCACAACATCTGTTGCAACCTACGATTGGTTTGAATATAAAGGCAATGATGACGGGATAAAAAAATAA
- a CDS encoding DoxX family protein gives MKPHFLLQPSNSIGLLRMLMGIVFILHGGARLYEHSVTGFGGFIGDHGIPGGLYLAWFITVFEIIGGTAMFLRYAVKVFCVIEILIQIGGILMVHSPNGWFTVGAQVGGMEYSVVLVGVLLAIFLAERKNDLNIKPLL, from the coding sequence ATGAAACCACATTTTTTACTCCAGCCTTCCAATTCGATCGGCCTCTTAAGAATGCTGATGGGAATTGTTTTTATTCTGCATGGCGGTGCAAGATTGTATGAACACTCAGTTACAGGATTTGGTGGGTTTATTGGTGATCATGGAATCCCGGGTGGATTATACCTTGCATGGTTTATAACTGTGTTTGAAATAATAGGAGGCACAGCAATGTTCCTTCGCTATGCAGTAAAGGTTTTTTGTGTAATTGAGATCCTTATTCAAATCGGCGGCATATTAATGGTTCATAGCCCAAATGGATGGTTTACAGTTGGGGCACAAGTGGGCGGAATGGAATATAGTGTTGTTCTGGTTGGAGTATTACTTGCAATATTCCTCGCTGAAAGAAAGAATGATTTGAATATTAAACCACTGCTATGA